The Vibrio cyclitrophicus sequence CTTGTTGTCGGTGACGTCATGCTTGACCGTTACTGGTATGGCCCAACTGGCCGTATTTCACCAGAAGCACCTGTACCCGTTGTAAAAGTAGAAAATAACGAAGAGCGTCCTGGTGGTGCTGCCAACGTAGCAATGAATATTGCTTCTCTTGGTGGCCATGCTCATATCGTTGGTTTGACTGGTAAAGATGAACCTGCTGAGGTGTTAAAAAATACCTTAGGCGCACTAAAGGTTAAATGTGATTTCGTTGAGTTAGAAGATTACCCCACCATTACTAAACTGCGTGTAATGAGCCGTGGCCAGCAGCTAATTCGTCTTGATTTTGAAGACAAATTTGAGAATACGGATCCTGAGCTTGTTTTGTCTCGTATGGAACAAGCGCTTCCAAATGTGCGCTCGGTAATTCTATCTGATTATGCCAAAGGTGCTCTTGAGCACGTGCAGAGTTTTATCCAAAAAGCACGTGCAGCGAACGTACCAGTATTCATCGACCCGAAAGGCGCAGACTTTGAACGCTACCGTGGTGCAACCTTGCTTACGCCAAACATGGCTGAGTTCGAGTTGGTTGCTGGCAAAGTAAAATCTGAAGAAGAAATGATCGAAAAAGGACTCGCACTGATCGAAGAGTTTGATTTCGAAGCTTTGTTGGTAACTCGTAGTGAACATGGTATGACACTACTTCGCAAAGGTTTGGAACCATTCCATTTGCCGACTCAAGCGAAAGAAGTGTATGACGTGACGGGTGCTGGCGATACGGTTATCTCGGTACTGGCGGCTTCCGTTGCTGCTGGTAAGCCACTGGATGAGGCGTGTGCACTGGCGAACGCTGCTGCAGGTGTGGTAGTGGGTAAGCTTGGTACATCTACACTGTCTACTATTGAGTTAGCGGAAGCGATTCACGGTAGCCAAGATACAGACTACGGCGTTATCTCTGAAGCAGCATTGGTTGAAGCGGTGAAGCGTGCTCGTGCGAAAGGCGAGAAAGTGGTTATGACCAATGGTTGCTTTGATATTTTGCATGCCGGCCATGTTTCCTACATGAACCACGCGGCTGAGTTGGGCGATCGTTTGATCGTTGCGGTTAATACTGACGAATCAGTGAAGCGCTTGAAAGGCCCTGGTCGTCCTGTGAACCCAACTGATCGTCGTATGGCAGTATTGGCTGGCTTAGGGGCGGTTGATTGGGTTGTACCATTCTCTGAAGATACACCTCAACGTTTAATCTCTGAGGTATTGCCAAGCATTCTTGTGAAAGGTGGTGATTACAAACCTGAAGAGATCGCTGGCGGTGAGGAAGTGATTGCGGCTGGTGGTGAAGTGAAAGTACTTAACTTTGAAGATGGTTGCTCTACCACTGAAATCATCAAAGCGATTAAAGGTGGCCGAGGCTAAATTTTAGGTTCATCGCGGCTTTCCGGGGAAAGCCGCTTTTATCTTCAAGAAGAAGTAGTCTGTATCTCGATACCCATACCCCATTCGCTTGATTAGTTTTATCTTGTTGTTTATCCCTTCCAGTGTGCAGGTGTTTAACGGGTAACTTGCCGATGCGATAATGCCGTGAAGATAAGGACTCAGTTTTCCTGCAAACTCTTTCAATGGCTTAATTCCACTCTCTTGTACCTGTTCATACCACGCATCCCAAAGCCCCTTAGCGTGCCTTTCTGACTCACAATACCAAAGCTCTTTGAGTTGGGCTCCGAGTATATAAGTGGTCATCAAGTCCTTATTGATATTCAATATTTCGGCAAGATAGCTGTCTTGCCGAGTATTTAAGTTGCCTCTGTTCTTCAACAACACCCAGCGTGAGCGTTTGACCCATTGTCTCGCTTTTTTATCTTGCTTGAGTTTATTGGCTTGGTCGACTCTGACTCTATCCATTACCTCACGACCGAACTTAGCGACAACATGGAACAAGTCGTAAACGATTTTTGCGTTCGGGCAGTGCGCTTGAACTTCAAGGTCAAAAGCCGTATTCATGTCCATCGCGACTGCCTCGATATTATTGCCATGCTTGCCTAACTGCTCGAAGAACGGTCGTATGTCCTTTCGGCTACGGCCTAACCCTATCCAAATGACTTGGTGAGTCTTAGCATCAGCGATGACAGTGGCATACCGATGTCCTTTAAAGATGGCGAACTCATCCATGACGAGTTGTCTTAGTCCCTCCCATTTCACTGGCGGTACTACTTGTCTAAGTCGACGTTTATCTATCTCTTTAATGGTGTGCCAATGAACGCTAGTTAGCTGAGAAATATGCTTAATGGGAAGAAGGGGTAAAAGTTGTTCTATATAGCTTTTTAGGCGCTTCGTTATACGAGCATAAGGCTCTAACCAAGATAGCGACTCTGTTTTTATGCCGCAGTCACGACACTTAATCCTTCGTGTTTGAACGGAAAGTTCAACAGGAACACCGAGCAACATGGCCTCTTTCACATGGCGCCATTGATATTCATGGATAGCCTCTGCCTCGAGACCACAAAGGCATTTAGCCTCAGAGTTAGGTTTAAGAGTAAGGGTAATAAGTGATGCTGTCTGGTGAGACTTTACTATTTGAAAGCCTTCCCAGAATGAAGATAGGAAAGTATGATTCGGCATGGAAACGGTAGTTTGTGTATGATTTTTGTTTGGCGACTAAACCATATCACTTACTACCGTTTTTGTTTTTAGTTCCCGCTAATCCGCGATGAACCAAATTTTAGCGCTCTAATACCGAGGTTCGATAGATAATAAAAATGCCGCTCAAAATGAGCGGCATTTTTGTAACGGTAACTTGAGTGATTAAGAGTTACTTACTTGCTACTTTTAGACCTGCGTTTACATCAACAATGTCTTGTTCGCTTAGCGTGCCAACTGCTTGACGAAGCTGAAGTACACTTAGGATGTAGTTGTAACGAGCATCTGAAAGGTTTTTGTTCGCATCGTATAGACGACGAGTGGAATCTAGTACGTCAACGATAGTACGAGTACCTACATCAAAACCAGCTTCTGTTGCTTCCAGCGCAGATTGAGCAGAAACTACAGATTGTTCGTAAGCGCGCAGCGCACCAATCGAAGCACTGATGTTGTTGTTGAATGCACGTACGTCTTTTACAACGCTACGGTAAGTCGCTTCTAGGTCTTCACTTGCTGCTACGTAGTTGTATTCAGCCTGTTTAGTCAAAGAAGTTGTGCTACCACCCGTGTATAGAGGCACAACTAAGTTCAAGCCAATGTTTAAGTTGTCTTGGTCGTAATCTTGAGTGCTGTTTGATTGGTCTGAGAGAGCGTAACTACCATCTAGTGTTAAGCTTGGTAGGTGACCAGAGTTTGCTAGAGAGATATTGTCTTTAGCGATGTCTTGAGAAATACGCGATGCCAATAGGCTTAGGTTTTTCTGTTGAGCTTGTTCAACCAGTGCAACTGCAGACTCAGAAGATTTACTTGCTGAGAAACGATCAGTATCTAGGATGCTTAGGTTAGAGTGTTCCTGACCTGTAATCTCACGAAGACCTTCGTAGCTATTTGTTAGGTCGTTCTCTGCAAGAACTTCATCAGCCAAAACGCCATCGTACTGAGCTTGTGCATCGTGTACATCGGTAATTGCTGAAAGACCTACTTCGAAACGCTGCTTTGTTTGCTCTAGTTGACGAGCAACCGCTGCTTTCTCTGCACGAACAAATTCTAGGTTATCTTGAGCTCGAAGTACGTCGAAGTATGCTGTTGCTGTACGCAGGATCAAGGCTTGTTGTTCTGCCGCGTAAGCTGAATCAGATTGACGAGCAGTTTTCTCTGCCGTGTCTAGCGTAATCCAAGAAGAACGCTGGTAAAGCTCTTGACTGAAGCCAACCCCAACACCCCAATTATTGTTGTCAATATTTGAGTTGCCTGTCGAGTCATAATCACGTTCACCACGGTTAATGTCGTAGTTAGCCGTTAGGTTGATTTGCGGTAACAAAGAGCTACGGCTTGACGTTACTGCTTCAAAAGCGGCATCGCGCTGCGCTGCTGAACGAAGAAGTTGTGGATCGTTCTGTTTTGCTTGGTCGTAAACTTCAGCTAGCGTATCAGCAAAAGCTGACGAACTCAGGCTGCCAATTGCTGCACTGATAAATAGTGGAAGCAGTTTTTTCATTTTCCTATTCCTGCCTTTTATGGAATTTTCTTTAAAAGAGTTTAACCCAGTTTGGTGGTAATTTACTCGAAAATTTGCACTTTTTTACACTTAGCTGTCCACTTGTGCAATATTTATTTTTTAAAACTTAACTTTAATTATAAATTTTGTATAAAAAGTTGAACCTTATCCTTGGTAGTTAACTCGGACAATGAGTAAACTATAAAGATCACTTAGTGAGGTACCAAATGCAACAGTATGACAATCAACGACATGAGTTTACTCCGCAAGATGTGGAAATAGTCTCAAAAGAGACACTGTTTCGTGGTTTTTTCAAGATGGTTAAGTACACATTTAAACATAGACTGTTTGAGGGCGGCTGGAGCCAACCAATAGAGCGTGAGATGTTTGAGCGTGGACATGCTGCCGCTTTGCTACCCTATGATCCTGTGCGTGACGAAGTTGTGATCGTCGAACAGATCCGTGTCGGTGCTCTAGAGCATGAGAACCCATGGCAATACGAAATTGTTGCTGGGATCATTGATACCGATGAATCACCACAAGATGTCGCTCGTCGTGAGGCGATGGAAGAAGCTGGGGTCGAAGTCGGATCTGTATTGCCTATTACTTCGTATTACCCTTCATCTGGTGGTTGCTCAGAAAAGCT is a genomic window containing:
- the hldE gene encoding bifunctional D-glycero-beta-D-manno-heptose-7-phosphate kinase/D-glycero-beta-D-manno-heptose 1-phosphate adenylyltransferase HldE, whose product is MKPILPDYSQSGVLVVGDVMLDRYWYGPTGRISPEAPVPVVKVENNEERPGGAANVAMNIASLGGHAHIVGLTGKDEPAEVLKNTLGALKVKCDFVELEDYPTITKLRVMSRGQQLIRLDFEDKFENTDPELVLSRMEQALPNVRSVILSDYAKGALEHVQSFIQKARAANVPVFIDPKGADFERYRGATLLTPNMAEFELVAGKVKSEEEMIEKGLALIEEFDFEALLVTRSEHGMTLLRKGLEPFHLPTQAKEVYDVTGAGDTVISVLAASVAAGKPLDEACALANAAAGVVVGKLGTSTLSTIELAEAIHGSQDTDYGVISEAALVEAVKRARAKGEKVVMTNGCFDILHAGHVSYMNHAAELGDRLIVAVNTDESVKRLKGPGRPVNPTDRRMAVLAGLGAVDWVVPFSEDTPQRLISEVLPSILVKGGDYKPEEIAGGEEVIAAGGEVKVLNFEDGCSTTEIIKAIKGGRG
- a CDS encoding ISL3 family transposase produces the protein MPNHTFLSSFWEGFQIVKSHQTASLITLTLKPNSEAKCLCGLEAEAIHEYQWRHVKEAMLLGVPVELSVQTRRIKCRDCGIKTESLSWLEPYARITKRLKSYIEQLLPLLPIKHISQLTSVHWHTIKEIDKRRLRQVVPPVKWEGLRQLVMDEFAIFKGHRYATVIADAKTHQVIWIGLGRSRKDIRPFFEQLGKHGNNIEAVAMDMNTAFDLEVQAHCPNAKIVYDLFHVVAKFGREVMDRVRVDQANKLKQDKKARQWVKRSRWVLLKNRGNLNTRQDSYLAEILNINKDLMTTYILGAQLKELWYCESERHAKGLWDAWYEQVQESGIKPLKEFAGKLSPYLHGIIASASYPLNTCTLEGINNKIKLIKRMGYGYRDTDYFFLKIKAAFPGKPR
- the tolC gene encoding outer membrane channel protein TolC, with product MKKLLPLFISAAIGSLSSSAFADTLAEVYDQAKQNDPQLLRSAAQRDAAFEAVTSSRSSLLPQINLTANYDINRGERDYDSTGNSNIDNNNWGVGVGFSQELYQRSSWITLDTAEKTARQSDSAYAAEQQALILRTATAYFDVLRAQDNLEFVRAEKAAVARQLEQTKQRFEVGLSAITDVHDAQAQYDGVLADEVLAENDLTNSYEGLREITGQEHSNLSILDTDRFSASKSSESAVALVEQAQQKNLSLLASRISQDIAKDNISLANSGHLPSLTLDGSYALSDQSNSTQDYDQDNLNIGLNLVVPLYTGGSTTSLTKQAEYNYVAASEDLEATYRSVVKDVRAFNNNISASIGALRAYEQSVVSAQSALEATEAGFDVGTRTIVDVLDSTRRLYDANKNLSDARYNYILSVLQLRQAVGTLSEQDIVDVNAGLKVASK
- the nudF gene encoding ADP-ribose diphosphatase, producing MQQYDNQRHEFTPQDVEIVSKETLFRGFFKMVKYTFKHRLFEGGWSQPIEREMFERGHAAALLPYDPVRDEVVIVEQIRVGALEHENPWQYEIVAGIIDTDESPQDVARREAMEEAGVEVGSVLPITSYYPSSGGCSEKLDVFVGCVDATTAKGVHGLDYEGEDIRVQVMSREAAYQLVKEGVFENGATIIALQWLQLNYQELQSEWID